A window of Pseudoalteromonas sp. MEBiC 03607 genomic DNA:
ATAAGTTTGCTGGTTAGTTTCACTTATAAAAGGTAGTACTGCACTACCTGAAACTTCAGCTATACCGGCAAAAATAGCAATCACTGTAAGGGGGTTTTTAATTGTTGATATTTGTTTTGGCACGATGCCTCCTTTGCATCTGAAAAGCCTAATAGGAAATAACTATATTATTTACTTGCTTAATTAAAGTACCAGAAAAAAACAACAAATCAATTTGTTGGATAATTGTTCAACTGAAAATAAACTTAGAGTTATGATTTAATCCATTATAGACACTTCAATTTCTTTGAGGAAATAAAAGCATTGTTAAATTGCCACAAACAAAAAGAGCATTGTATATAGCGCGATATAAATCACGCTTACAATGCTCTTAAAAGACTATTTTAAAATAACGAGGTTATTTTAGTGAGTCGTTAATTTCTTTTAGTGTTGCAACTGGATCTGCCGATTTGGTGATTGGGCGGCCTACAACTAAATAGTCGCTACCATCTTCTACGGCTTGTTTAGGTGTCATGATGCGCTTTTGATCACCTGCATCGCTGCCTGCTGGGCGAATACCTGGGGTAACCAGTTTAAAGTCTGCGCCTAATTCAGCTTTTAGCTTTTTCGCTTCTTGCGCTGAGCACACTACCCCATCAAGGCCTGACTCTTTAGCAAGTTTTGCTAGGTAAATTACTTGCTCTTCTGGCGTTTTATCTACACCTAAACGAGTAAGCTCTGCGGCATCCATACTGGTTAGTACAGTTACTGCAATCAGTAATGGAGCATCATCACCAAACTGCTCTAAAGCTTGTTTTGCTTTGGTCATCATTTCAACGCCACCAGAGGCATGCACGTTAACCATCCACACACCCATTTTTGCAGCTGCGGTTACAGCTTTAGCCACTGTGTTTGGAATATCGTGAAATTTTAGGTCTAAGAATACATCAAAACCTAAGTCGATTAGTTCCTTAACAAAGCTAGGACCAAAATACGTGAACATTTCTTTGCCTACTTTAAGGCGACACGTATCAGGCGATAATTGCTTTACAAACGCAAGAGCTGTTTGTTGATCATCGTAATCAAGGGCAATTAATACTTTTTTTGAATCTTCGACAGACATAACTTTCCTAAAAACTAATGGACTAATATGAATTAAAAACCGTCTATGCCACGGCTTGGAACAATTGTTTCCCAGTGCTTACACGATGGACATACCCAATAAATGGTATGACTGGTAAAGCCACAGTGCTGGCACTGAAAATCAGGTTTGGTTGCGATATAAGACGTTACTAGCTTATCAATTTGATCGAGTACATCTTTAATATCGTTATTTTGCTTGGCAAGTAGCTGTAATAAAAAGCTAAAGCCACGAATAGTCGGATGACGCTTTAAACTATCCGTTAAAAATTTAATTGCTTGCTCGATATGGCCTTGTTCAAGTAAAGCTTGGCAATGTTTTATTTTTATTAATACACCACCTTTATCGAGCAACTCGTTGAGTAACTCATGAAATTGATGGGTTAAGTTTAATTTTTGATAACTAACTGCAAGCTCTTCAATAAAAACCGGCGCAAAAAATGTAAATTGGCTAATAAGCTCGCGCCAATAATAAATTGCTTTTACATAATCTTCATTGGTAAAGGCACTGTGGCCAAGCTCATACAATGGGCGAATGGCTTTATGGTTTAAGCTTATGGCTTTACGCATAATTTGCGTATCGTTATCTTGTAAGGCTGCTTCGCAGTAAAAATTAGCAATGGCTTTCACATGCTGAGGTTTAGTAAATAAATCACTGTGCGCCTCGAACATGTTAATGCCCTTTTCCCATTCACGAGTTTGTGAATAAAGGTTAATAATTGGCTCTAGTGCCTCTTTATGCCCTGCCTTTACAAGCCACACTAAATGCTCTTCTGCGCCGTCTAGCAAACCTGCCATAATATAATCTTCAGCAAGTTCTAGGCGACTGGTTGCAGCTTGTTGTTCATCAAGGCTTGGATGTTTTAATAGCAGCTCATGAATTTTAATTGCGCGATCAAGCTCGCCGCGGCGGCGAAACATGGTGGCCAATGTTGAATAATGCTCAACTGAGTCAGCTGCAACTTCGAGTAGATTAATAAGGTGTTCTAAGCCTTGGTCTTCTTCTCTGTCTAAGAGAAACTTAAGGCCTTTAGAATATTCAGAGGTAATTTGGCGGTTAAGCTGATGAGCTTGGTTTTTAGCGCTGTTTTTGCCCATTATCCAACCGTAACCGGCTGCAACGGGTAAAAGTAAAAACAGAAGCTCAATCATGATTAGGTGTCTTTATTAGCAACAAGCTTTTTATTGTTTTTTTCAGGCGCTAATTTCTTCTTTAAGCGATAATTCTGCCACTTTAACTGAGAAAACAGTGTAAAGCTTATAAAACAACCAATTGCGACACCTAAAATAAAGCAGATACTTATTACAACAGCTAGGGGTAAGGTATTACTGGCGATTAAATAATTGATTTGCACCAATTGTGGATTCTGTGAACCAAGTACAAACGCAATAAATAAACACAGCGCAATTAATACAATTTTTAATACCCTAAACAAGTAACTACTCCTGTATAAAACTAGGCAATACTCGCATTTACGCGGTCACGTAATTCTTTACCTGGTTTAAAATGTGGTACGTGCTTACCGTCTAACTCAACTGTTTCGCCAGTCTTTGGATTACGACCTGTGCGAGGAGAACGATAATGCAATGAGAAACTTCCAAAGCCACGGATCTCGATGCGATCTGAGCTAGATAATGAGCCGGCCATTTGTTCAAGAATTTCTTTAACGGCATTTTCAACATCTTTCACAGGGATGTGTGCGTGTTGCTCAGCAAGTTGTTCTATCAATTCTGACTTAGTCATAGCGTTTCCTTAAAGAGTGGTAAAGGAAGGGCAAAGCTGCCCTTCCAATTTAAAAAGACTAGATATTAGTCTTTTTGAGCATTTTTGAATGCTGCAGCCATAGCGTTTTCGAACGCTGGCTCTTCTTTCTTAAGCTTCTCTAGTACTTCTTTCTCTTCTGCTTCGAAAAGAGCTTTAACAGATAAGCTTAAAGTGCGGTTCTTACGATCAACACCAACGTATTTCGCTTCGATTTCGTCGCCTACAGAAACTACAGTAGTAGCATCTTCAACGCGCTCTTGAGCGATATCAGCTACACGGATGTAACCTTCAACGCCTTCGATTAGCTCAACAGTTGCGCCTTTCGCATCAACTTCAGTCACTTTACCTTTAACAATAGCACCTTTTTTGTTTGCGTCCAGGTAGTTATTGAATGGGTCAGCTTCGATTTGTTTAACGCCTAGAGAGATACGCTCACGCTCTGGGTCAACTTGTAATACGATAGCAGTGATTTCGTCGCCTTTCTTGAATTCACGTACAGCTTCTTCGCCTGGCGTGTTCCAAGAAATGTCTGAAAGGTGAACAAGACCGTCAATACCGCCTTCAAGACCGATGAAGATACCGAAGTCAGTGATTGATTTGATCTTACCAGTAACTTGGTCGCCTTTGTTTTGTAGACGAGCAAATTCTTGCCATGGGTTAGCAATACATTGCTTAAGACCAAGAGAAATACGACGACGCTCTTCGTCGATTTCAAGAACCATAACTTCAACAGTGTCACCTAGTGAAACAACTTTTGAAGGGTGGATGTTCTTGTTAGTCCAATCCATTTCAGAAACGTGTACTAGACCTTCTACGCCTTCTTCGATTTCAACGAAACAACCGTAGTCAGTAAGGTTAGTTACACGACCAGAAAGCTTAGAACCTTCTGGGTAACGACCAGCGATAGCTGCCCATGGATCTTCGCCAAGCTGTTTAAGGCCTAGAGATACACGAGTCTTTTCTTTGTCGAATTTAAGAACTTTAACTGCGATTTCGTCGCCAACATTAACGATTTCTGAAGGGTGCTTAACACGCTTCCACGCCATGTCTGTGATGTGTAGTAGACCGTCAACACCACCAAGGTCAACGAACGCACCGTAGTCAGTAAGGTTCTTAACGATACCTTTAACTTCTTGACCTTCAACAAGGTTAGCAAGAAGCTCTTCACGCTCTTGTGAGTTTTCTGATTCGATAACTGCACGGCGAGAAACAACAACGTTGTTACGTTTTTGGTCAAGCTTGATTACTTTGAACTCAAGCTCTTTACCTTCAAGGTGAGTTGTGTCACGTACTGGACGAACATCAACAAGTGAACCAGGTAGGAAGGCACGGATTGAATCAACTTCAACAGTGAAACCGCCTTTAACTTTACCGTTGATAACACCAGTAACAGTCTCTTGCTCTTCACATGCTTTTTCTAAGCGGATCCACGCTTCGTGACGCTTCGCTTTCTCACGAGAAAGGATAGTTTCGCCGAAACCGTCTTCGATTGCGTCTAAAGCAACATCTACTTCGTCGCCAACAGCAACTTCTAGTTCACCAGCAGCATTTTTGAATTGCTCAGCAGGGATTGCACTTTCAGATTTAAGACCAGCATCAACAAGTACGATGTTGTTCTCGATTGAGATAACTGTACCTTTAACGATAGAGCCTTGCTCTGCTTCAAAACCCTTTAGGCTTTCTTCAAATAACTGCGCAAAATTTTCTGACATTATACGTCTCTAAATAATTAAATAACCAATTAGCAACCATGCTGCATGGGGTTGTTAAAATCGCGCTAGCATCCTGCCGGCACCTTATAAATTTACTTTTTAGCTTTTGGAAGCTTTCCTGCAAGTACTGCTTCGTCGAGTAAAGTTACTACTTTATCAAACACTTGCATCGCATCAAAATCGCTAGTATCGATTTCAATGGCGTCTTCTGCAGGCACTAATGGCGCAACCTCACGTGTCATATCACGGTGATCTCGCGCTTTTATGTCCTCAAGTAGACCACTTAGTGTAACATCAAGACCGCGTTCATTCAACTCAGCAAAGCGACGACGTGCGCGCTCTTCAGCTGTAGCAGTTAAATATATTTTCAACGGTGCATCAGGAAACACAACAGTGCCCATATCACGACCATCAGCAATTAAGCCATTTTCTGTACGAAATGCACGCTGACGGCGTAATAATGCTTCTCTCACTCGTGGTAAAGCTGCTATTTTCGATGCAGCTGCACCCACTTCTTCATTACGAATCGTGGTTGTGACGTCTTCGCCTTCCAACACAATTTTCGATGTGTGAGTGTGGCTATCAACCAAAAACTGCACATCTAAGTTTGCTGCAAGTGGTACTAATGCATCTTCATTATCTAATTCAATCTGATGGTGAAGCGCAGCAAGTGACAGCACACGGTAAATCGCACCGCTGTCTAATACATCCCAACCTAATTTCTCGGCTAACAAGCGACATACAGTTCCCTTACCTGAACCGCTTGGACCATCGATGGTGATTACGGGCATTGATAACGCCTGCATTTATAACCTCCTGCAATGCACACCAAAATAAAACCGGAATATTATACGCCAGTTATTAAAATAGATCCGCACTTAGAGTGTAACTTTTTATATTTTCTTCTGTTTTATTGACTTGAGACAGACTCTAGAACTTTGAAAAATGTAGGAAACGTTTTATACGTACACTTAGGATCGTTAATAGTTATCGGCTTGCCGCCCACTGCAACCATCGCAAAACACATTGCTATACGGTGATCGTTATAGGTATCAATCGCAACATCATTAAATGTGTCAGGTGGAGTAATTTCGATAAAATCTTCACCTTCTACAACCTCTGCACCTACTTTTCTCAGTTCGGTTGCCATTGCATATAAACGGTCAGTTTCTTTAACACGCCAGTTATAGATGTTACGAATCGCCGTTTTACCCTTTGCAAAAAGTGCTACAGTTGCCAGTGTCATGGCCGCATCAGGTATTGCGTTAGCATCAATATCTACAGCATTCAGCTCGCCTTTGCGAACCACCAGCTTTTCATCGTACCAATCGATTTTTGCGCCCACTTGTTCCATAACTTTGGCAAAGCCAATATCACCTTGAACAGACGCCGCACCTACCCCATTAATTTCAATTTCGCCGCCCGCTATTGCAGCTGCCGCAACGAAATAAGAAGCACTTGATGCATCACCTTCAACCATAATACGCTCAAGTGCTTGATACTGCTGACAGCCTTTTACATAAAACGTTTCGTAGTTGTCATGGCTTACAGTAACACCGAAACGCTGCATCACATCAAGGGTAATATCAATGTAAGGTTTAGATACCAGCGTGCCTTTAATGTTAATTTCCGTGTCGCCATTAAATAACGGTGCTGCCATTAATAGCGCTGTTAAAAACTGGCTTGAAATACTGCCATCAATGGCTACTTTACCACCATTGATTTTACCGCCTTTAATAGCCAATGGTGGATAGTCGTTATTTTTTAAGTAAGTTACATCACCACCCAGTGCTTGCAATGCATCAACCAAATGGCCGATTGGGCGCTCTTCCATGCGTGGCTCACCAACAAGCTCATACTCACCTTCAACAGCAGCAAGTACAGCTGTTAGCGGGCGATACGCAGTTCCAGCGTTACCTAAAAATAACGGTTCAGATGGTGTATTAAATTTACCCGCTACACCTTCAACGGTCGCCACTGTTTTGTCTTCATTAAGCGTAACATTAACACCTAATAATTTTAGTGCACCAAGCATATGACGGATATCGTCGCTATCAAGCAGGTTTTCAACCACTGTTGTACCTTTAGCAAGCGCTGCTAAAAGTAAAATACGATTTGATAAGCTTTTTGAACCGGGTAAGGTTACGCTACCATTAACTTTTGCAATAGGTTCAAGACGTAGTTGTTCCATTTAACTATTCTCCTTTGCAAAGTTAGCCATAAAATCAACCAAGGCTTGCACGCCTTCAAGTGGCATTGCATTGTAAATACTTGCACGCATACCACCGACAATACGGTGACCTTCAAGGGCTAATAAGCCTGCTTCTTTTGATTCACTAATGAATTTATCATTCAGCGATTCATCATTTAACCAAAACGGAACGTTCATACGCGAACGGCAATGCTTAGCAACTTTATTGCTATAAAAATCTGAGCTATCAATATAATTGTAAAGTAGCTCGGCTTTTGCGATGTTTTGCTCTTCCATCGCTTTAACGCCACCATTTGCTTCCAGCCATTCAAACACTTCAGCGGCTAAGTACCATGCAAATGTCGGTGGTGTGTTGTACATGCTGCCTTGTTTCGCTTCTAATGCATAATCAAGAATACCCGGCTTTGCAAGACCTTCACGTTCAAGTAAGGTTTTACGGATAATTACAATAGATAAACCAGATGGGCCGATATTCTTTTGCGCACCAGCGTAAATAAGATCAAACTGATTTACATCAAATTCGCGCGATAAAATAGTCGACGACATATCAGCAACAATCGGTGCTGATGGGTGTGATGGTACGTCAAAAATTTCGATGCCATCTACGGTTTCATTCGGGCAATAGTGAATGTATGACGCATCAGCAGGTAATTCCCAGCAGCTTGCAGGCTTAATTGAAAACTGACCATTTTGCTGTTCATCATCACGTACGTTGATACTTTGAACTGTGGTGAATTTTGCCGCTTCTTCTGTTGCACCTTTCGACCACACGCCATTTTCACAGTAAATAGCTGGCTTACCATCAAGGTGAAGATTCAGTGGCACAGCACTAAATTGACCACGACCACCGCCATGCATAAATAATACTTCAAACTCATCGCTAATATTCATTAAGCGACGCAGGCTTGCTTCACATTTAGCAGTAAGCGCTAAAAAGTCGCTGCTGCGATGGCTAATTTCCATCACAGATACACCTAAACCTTGCCAATCAATAAATTCTTTTTGTGCTTTTTGCATAACTGCCGGCGGTAGCATTGCCGGTCCTGCACAAAAATTATATTTAGTCATTACTTTGCCTCATTCCAGTAATTATAGTGCGGATAAAAAAAGCGGCCGAAGCCGCTTTTTAAATCAATGTTATTCTGAAGGTGGGTTATCACCCGCTTCTTCAGGATTAGTATCGACTACTTCAACGGCCTCGCCTTCGATGGCTGCAAGCTCATCAACTTCGATTTCTTCGATACGTTGTAAACCAACTACTTGCTCTTCGTCAATAGTTCGTATCAAAATAACGCCTTGAGTATTACGACCAACCGTAGAAACCTCATTTACACGAGTACGTACAAGTGTACCGCGATTAGAGATAATCATGATTTCGTCGTTTTCATCAACCTGTACTGCACCAACCACAGCGCCGTTACGTTCGCTAACTTTGATTGATACAACACCTTGTGTTGCACGGCTCTTCGATGGGTAATCTTCAAGTGCTGTACGCTTACCGTAACCATTTTCTGTCACAGTTAGGATTGCACCATCTGATTTAGGAACGATTAACGATACAACGCGTTGATCGTCTGCCATCTTAATACCGCGAACACCTGTTGCTGTACGGCCCATTGGACGTACGCCTTTAAAGCGGATTTCCGGGTTACCGTTTTCATCAAGTACTGGGTTGCCGTTTTCGTCTAATACTTCAGACTCTTCAGCTTCTTTAAAGCGTACAACTTTACCAGCATCAGTAAATAGCATGATTTCATTCGTGCCATCTGTGATATCAACCCCAATTAGGCTATCGCCTTCATTAAGGTTAACGGCAATGATACCGCTCGCACGTTGGCGGCTATAAGCTGTTAATGGTGTTTTCTTAACTGTACCAAACGCAGTAGCCATGAAGATATATTTATCTTCTTCGTATTCACGTACCGGTAAGATAGCAGTAATACGCTCATCTGCTTCAAGTGGTAATAGGTTAACAATTGGCTTACCACGCGCTGCACGGCTTGCTAATGGTAACTGATATACTTTCAACCAGTATAAGCGCCCTGCAGTTGAGAAGCACAGAATTGTATCGTGTGTATTAGCAACCAATAGACGCTCGATGAAGTCTTCATCTTTCATCTTCGTAGCTGACTTACCTTTACCACCACGACGCTGTGCTTCGTAGTCAGATAATGGTTGATACTTAACGTAACCTTCGTGAGAAAGCGTTACTACAACGTCTTCTTCATTGATTAGGTCTTCAAGGCTAATATCGTGAGCAGCAGCGCTGATTTCAGTACGACGCTCATCACCATATTGTTCTTTAATTTCTACTAGCTCGTCACGGATAACTTCCATTAGACGATCAGGGCTTGAAAGAATGTGTAAAAGCTCGGCAATTAGATCAAGTAACGTTTGGTACTCGTCTAAGATCTTCTCATGCTCAAGACCCGTTAGTTTGTGTAAACGTAGGTCAAGAATTGCTTGTGCTTGTTGCTCAGATAAATAGTATTGACCATCACGAATACCTAAGTCTGCAGCTAACCAATCAGGGCGAGCAACGTTATCTTCACCTGCTTTTTCAAGCATAGCTTTAACAGTGCCTAGCTCCCAAGGGCGAGCTGTTAGTGCCACTTTAGCTTCAGCTGGTGTTGGTGACTTACGAATTAGTTCGATAATTGGGTCGATGTTCGCAAGAGCAATTGCTAAGCCTTCAAGCGTGTGAGCACGGTCACGGGCTTTACGTAAATCGAATACAGTACGACGTGTAACAACTTCACGACGGTGAATGATAAACGCTTCAAGCATTTCTTTAAGGTTAAAGCACTTAGGTTGGTTGTTATCAAGTGCAACCATGTTCATACCAAACACAGTTTGTAACTGAGTTTGTGCATATAGGTTGTTTAAGATTACTTCACCAACATCACCACGTTTGATTTCGATAACGATACGCATACCGTCTTTATCTGATTCGTCACGTAGTGCACTAATACCTTCAATTTTCTTATCTTTAACTAACTCAGCGATTTTTTCGATAAGACGCGCTTTGTTAACTTGATAAGGGATTTCGTGAACGATGATTGTTTCACGACCGGTTTTTTCGTCAACTTCGATTTCAGCACGAGCGCGGATATATACTTTACCACGACCTGTTAGGTACGCTTGCTCAATGCCTTTTTTACCGTTGATAATCGCCGCAGTCGGGAAATCTGGACCCGGGATATATTCAATTAGATCAGCAATTGACATATCTGGGTTTTGAATAAGCGCTAAACAGCCGTTAATAACTTCTGTTAAGTTATGCGGAGGAATGTTCGTTGCCATACCAACCGCAATACCTGATGAACCATTTACTAGTAAGTTAGGTACTTTAGTAGGTAATACGTCAGGAATTTGCTCAGTACCATCATAGTTAGGTACATAATCAACGGTTTCTTTTTCTAAGTCAGCTAATAATTCATGTGACATTTTCGCCATACGAACTTCCGTATAACGCATTGCTGCCGCAGAGTCACCGTCAACAGAACCGAAGTTACCTTGGCCGTCAACAAGCATATAGCGTAATGAGAAAGGCTGCGCCATACGAACGATGGTGTCATATACCGCGCTGTCGCCATGTGGGTGGTACTTACCGATTACATCACCAACAACACGTGCTGATTTCTTGTAAGGTTTATTCCAATCATTATTGAGTTCGTTCATTGCAAATAAAACACGACGGTGAACTGGCTTTAAGCCGTCACGTACGTCTGGCAATGCACGTCCAACGATTACACTCATTGCGTAATCAAGGTACGAATTTTTTAATTCATCTTCAATATTGACTGGCAGAATTTCATTGGCGAGATCAGTCATTTGATTTCACATTCCTTCAGTATTGACTCATAAAGAGGCACAATGCCGTCTTAAGAGCTTTAGTTATTATTTCCAGACCATGCTATCACAATTTATTTAGATTTACAGGCGCTAAATCTTTGCGATTTAGTAATTTCCCCCTATATAATGGCCTCAGATTGACGAGGAAGTTTTTTATGACCGAACATCAAAATGTAGATAATACAGAAATTGCAAAGTTTGAAGCCATCGCAGAACGTTGGTGGGACCGCGACGGAGAGTTCAAACCTCTTCATGAAATAAATCCTCTTCGCTTGGATTTTGTCGCCGATAAAGTAGGCGGCTTATTTGATAAGGAAACCTTAGATGTTGGCTGTGGTGGCGGCATCTTAAGTGAAAGCATGGCGCGCATGGGCGCTAAAGTAACCGGCATCGATATGGGCCAAGAGCCACTTACCGTTGCTAAGTTACACAGTTTAGAAACAGGTGTCCCTGTTGACTATATAAAAGTACCAGCAGAACAGTTTGCGGCTGAGCACCCTGCTCGCTTTGACGTTATTACTTGTATGGAAATGCTTGAGCATGTTCCAGATCCTGCGTCTATTATTCGTGCTGTAGCAGAACTTGCTAAACCGGGCGCCGATGTCTTCTTTTCAACACTAAACAAAACACCAAAGGCCTACTTGTTTGCCATTGTGGGTGCAGAAAAGCTTTTAAAAATGGTGCCTGAAGGTACCCATGACCATAAAAAGTTTATCAAACCTGCACAACTTATTGCCTGGGCTGAAGAAGCGGGATTAAAAGTAAGAGCCAGCACAGGCCTGAACTATAACCCGTTCTCTAAGCAGTACAGTTTAAATGATGATGTAAGTGTTAATTACATCCTGCACTTTGAGAAATTAGCCTAATGAGTGGTGTAAACGCACCCTCTATCGATTTTGATGCTTTTATTTTTGATCTCGATGGTACGCTCCTTGATACCGCCGATGATCTGGGTCATGCATTAAATCGCGTATTAGCCGATGCAGATATCGCCCCAGTCGCTGAGCATATTTATCGTCCCGCAGCTTCAAACGGAGCCAATGCACTTTTAGAGGTTGGTTTTGGTGATAAGTGGCCTGATGTAGAACAACTGGCTTTACGACAACAGTTACTCGATTATTACGCTGATGATATTGCCGTTCACAGTAAATGCTTCAACGGCATCGAGCAGCTTTTAATTGCACTTGAGCAAAACAATATTAAGTGGGGCATTATGACCAATAAGCCCGGCTTTTTAACTGAGCCCTTAGTACAAGCGATCCCATCTTTAAGTAATGCTCAAGCCGTTGTCAGTGGCGATACATTAGCTGTTTCGAAACCATCACCGGATCCACTGTTACATACAGCTGAGATCTTAGATGTTGATCCAACTCGTTGTTTGTATATCGGTGATGCTGAGCGAGATATTCAAGCTGCAAAAGCAGCTAATATGTACAGTGCAACGGCGCTTTGGGGTTACATACCGAGTGTTGACGCTGCGCTTGGCTGGCAGGCAGATTTTAATTGGCATTCGCCAATTGATGGCTTTAACCATATATAGTGTTATTTATTATCTAAAACACCATATATTGTGATCTGATTCACTTTTGAACATTCTTTGATGATAAAAAAATCAGTCGAAATTTATTTTTTAAAACGGTAAATTTTCTGGATCTTGAGTTGATTTCTACAAATTTCGTCGTCTATGAATGTTCAAAGGTTAATGGTCACTAACACAATGCGCTTATCCAATAGTTATCCACAAAATGGGGCAATTCTATCCCTTGCAAAACAGCGCAGACCACACTATCTTGTGATCTGCAATTTAAACAACACCAGATATTGTGGCTAAATGTTATTCAATTAGCTGCATATAGTGTTTAATAATAATAATTACATAAAGAATACCTTTGTCTTTACAACTAAAATTTCCCAAGGAATACAGGCAAAACTATGAACCAACAGCTATCTGTAAGCAAACGTGACGGCCGTAAAGAGTCACTCGATCTAGATAAGATCCATCGCGTAATCGCTTGGGCCGCAGAAGGTCTGAATAATGTGTCTGTCTCACAAGTTGAATTAAAATCACATATTCAATTTTATGATGGCATTCGCACCGACGACATTCATGAAACAATCATCAAAGCGGCAGCGGATCAAATCTCAAAAGATACGCCTGATTATCAATACCTAGCTGCTCGCTTAGCTGTATTCCACTTGCGTAAAAAAGCGTATGGCCAATTTGAGCCACCACGTTTATATGATCACATTACAAAATTAGTTGAAGACAAACGTTACGATCAGCATTTACTTGTCGACTACACAGAACAAGAAATCGATGAGTTAGACTCATATATTGATCATAATCGTGATTTAAACTTCAGCTACGCTGCTGTAAAGCAACTTGAAGGTAAATATCTAGTTCAAAACCGTGTTACTGGCGAAATTTACGAAAGTGCACAGTTTTTATATATTTTAGTTGCTGCAAGCTTATTCTCTGATTATCCAAAAGAGACACGTCTTGATTACATCAAGCGTTTTTATGATGCAGTGTCTACATTTAAGATTTCATTACCTACACCAATTATGGCCGGTGTTCGTACACCAACACGTCAATTCAGCTCATGTGTATTGATTGAATGTGGTGATAGCCTTGATTCTATTAATGCGACATCGTCTGCGATTGTTAAATAT
This region includes:
- the serC gene encoding 3-phosphoserine/phosphohydroxythreonine transaminase, with the protein product MTKYNFCAGPAMLPPAVMQKAQKEFIDWQGLGVSVMEISHRSSDFLALTAKCEASLRRLMNISDEFEVLFMHGGGRGQFSAVPLNLHLDGKPAIYCENGVWSKGATEEAAKFTTVQSINVRDDEQQNGQFSIKPASCWELPADASYIHYCPNETVDGIEIFDVPSHPSAPIVADMSSTILSREFDVNQFDLIYAGAQKNIGPSGLSIVIIRKTLLEREGLAKPGILDYALEAKQGSMYNTPPTFAWYLAAEVFEWLEANGGVKAMEEQNIAKAELLYNYIDSSDFYSNKVAKHCRSRMNVPFWLNDESLNDKFISESKEAGLLALEGHRIVGGMRASIYNAMPLEGVQALVDFMANFAKENS
- the ubiG gene encoding bifunctional 2-polyprenyl-6-hydroxyphenol methylase/3-demethylubiquinol 3-O-methyltransferase UbiG, which encodes MTEHQNVDNTEIAKFEAIAERWWDRDGEFKPLHEINPLRLDFVADKVGGLFDKETLDVGCGGGILSESMARMGAKVTGIDMGQEPLTVAKLHSLETGVPVDYIKVPAEQFAAEHPARFDVITCMEMLEHVPDPASIIRAVAELAKPGADVFFSTLNKTPKAYLFAIVGAEKLLKMVPEGTHDHKKFIKPAQLIAWAEEAGLKVRASTGLNYNPFSKQYSLNDDVSVNYILHFEKLA
- a CDS encoding HAD-IA family hydrolase; translated protein: MSGVNAPSIDFDAFIFDLDGTLLDTADDLGHALNRVLADADIAPVAEHIYRPAASNGANALLEVGFGDKWPDVEQLALRQQLLDYYADDIAVHSKCFNGIEQLLIALEQNNIKWGIMTNKPGFLTEPLVQAIPSLSNAQAVVSGDTLAVSKPSPDPLLHTAEILDVDPTRCLYIGDAERDIQAAKAANMYSATALWGYIPSVDAALGWQADFNWHSPIDGFNHI
- the gyrA gene encoding DNA topoisomerase (ATP-hydrolyzing) subunit A, whose protein sequence is MTDLANEILPVNIEDELKNSYLDYAMSVIVGRALPDVRDGLKPVHRRVLFAMNELNNDWNKPYKKSARVVGDVIGKYHPHGDSAVYDTIVRMAQPFSLRYMLVDGQGNFGSVDGDSAAAMRYTEVRMAKMSHELLADLEKETVDYVPNYDGTEQIPDVLPTKVPNLLVNGSSGIAVGMATNIPPHNLTEVINGCLALIQNPDMSIADLIEYIPGPDFPTAAIINGKKGIEQAYLTGRGKVYIRARAEIEVDEKTGRETIIVHEIPYQVNKARLIEKIAELVKDKKIEGISALRDESDKDGMRIVIEIKRGDVGEVILNNLYAQTQLQTVFGMNMVALDNNQPKCFNLKEMLEAFIIHRREVVTRRTVFDLRKARDRAHTLEGLAIALANIDPIIELIRKSPTPAEAKVALTARPWELGTVKAMLEKAGEDNVARPDWLAADLGIRDGQYYLSEQQAQAILDLRLHKLTGLEHEKILDEYQTLLDLIAELLHILSSPDRLMEVIRDELVEIKEQYGDERRTEISAAAHDISLEDLINEEDVVVTLSHEGYVKYQPLSDYEAQRRGGKGKSATKMKDEDFIERLLVANTHDTILCFSTAGRLYWLKVYQLPLASRAARGKPIVNLLPLEADERITAILPVREYEEDKYIFMATAFGTVKKTPLTAYSRQRASGIIAVNLNEGDSLIGVDITDGTNEIMLFTDAGKVVRFKEAEESEVLDENGNPVLDENGNPEIRFKGVRPMGRTATGVRGIKMADDQRVVSLIVPKSDGAILTVTENGYGKRTALEDYPSKSRATQGVVSIKVSERNGAVVGAVQVDENDEIMIISNRGTLVRTRVNEVSTVGRNTQGVILIRTIDEEQVVGLQRIEEIEVDELAAIEGEAVEVVDTNPEEAGDNPPSE